A genome region from Hemitrygon akajei chromosome 14, sHemAka1.3, whole genome shotgun sequence includes the following:
- the elk3 gene encoding ETS domain-containing protein Elk-3 isoform X2 — translation MESAITLWQFLLQLLLDQKHEHLICWTSNDGEFKLLKAEEVAKLWGLRKNKTNMNYDKLSRALRYYYDKNIIKKVIGQKFVYKFVSFPDILKMDSLAADSSREHILLRDSEAPSIAEGGKHQQMPLPSSRSPSRNDYIHSGLYTSFTINSLQKRSHFFKSIKMEKPEERMARKSTPEEVRTVIRFITNKSERPAAVPVVSATPAQSPPPEAMAASTFFTSASSKASSPLALLHSATASSSSTSATSSGCQEAPIIELDVNDSEQSVQPLNLSSGPKTKSPCPTDQKHPQLPKTKKPKGLEISAPSLVITNTDVSSIALNSPALPSGSLTPFFTAQFPSLVNGHVPIPMPSLDGVSPLLLSSNAQKS, via the exons ATGGAGAGTGCCATCACGCTCTGGCAGTTCTTGCTGCAGTTACTGCTGGACCAGAAGCACGAGCACCTCATCTGCTGGACGTCCAATGACGGGGAATTCAAACTCCTCAAGGCCGAGGAGGTGGCTAAACTCTGGGGTCTGAGGAAGAACAAAACCAACATGAATTATGATAAACTGAGCCGTGCACTCCGATATTATTATGATAAG AATATTATTAAGAAGGTGATTGGACAGAAATTTGTTTACAAATTTGTCTCATTTCCGGACATTTTAAAGATGGATTCCCTGGCTGCAGATTCCAGTCGGGAACACATTTTGCTCAGGGACAGTGAGGCCCCGTCCATTGCCGAGGGTGGGAAGCACCAACAAATGCCGTTACCCAGCAGCAGAAGTCCCAGTCGTAATGACTACATCCACTCTGGGTTGTACACATCTTTCACTATAAACTCTCTGCAGAAGCGGTCACACTTCTTCAAGTCCATCAAAATGGAAAAGCCTGAGGAACGGATGGCGAGGAAGTCAACACCCGAGGAGGTCCGGACTGTCATCCGGTTCATAACCAATAAGAGTGAGAGACCAGCTGCTGTACCAGTTGTCTCAGCAACACCTGCCCAGTCTCCTCCTCCAGAAGCCATGGCTGCATCAACCTTCTTCACGTCTGCCTCCTCCAAAGCATCGTCACCTTTAGCATTGCTTCATTCGGCCACTGCATCGTCATCCTCAACCTCGGCCACCTCCTCAGGATGCCAGGAGGCTCCCATTATTGAACTTGATGTCAATGATTCTGAACAGTCAGTTCAACCCCTGAACCTCTCATCAGGCCCAAAGACCAAATCCCCTTGTCCCACTGACCAGAAACACCCCCAGCTTCCAAAGACTAAGAAGCCCAAAGGCCTGGAGATTTCGGCTCCTTCTTTAGTCATAACTAACACCGATGTCAGCTCGATTGCCCTCAATAGCCCAGCACTTCCGTCAGGGTCTCTCACTCCTTTTTTTACTGCACAG
- the elk3 gene encoding ETS domain-containing protein Elk-3 isoform X1 translates to MESAITLWQFLLQLLLDQKHEHLICWTSNDGEFKLLKAEEVAKLWGLRKNKTNMNYDKLSRALRYYYDKNIIKKVIGQKFVYKFVSFPDILKMDSLAADSSREHILLRDSEAPSIAEGGKHQQMPLPSSRSPSRNDYIHSGLYTSFTINSLQKRSHFFKSIKMEKPEERMARKSTPEEVRTVIRFITNKSERPAAVPVVSATPAQSPPPEAMAASTFFTSASSKASSPLALLHSATASSSSTSATSSGCQEAPIIELDVNDSEQSVQPLNLSSGPKTKSPCPTDQKHPQLPKTKKPKGLEISAPSLVITNTDVSSIALNSPALPSGSLTPFFTAQTPSGILLTPSPLLSSIHFWSTLSPVAPLSPARLQGPGSLFQFPSLVNGHVPIPMPSLDGVSPLLLSSNAQKS, encoded by the exons ATGGAGAGTGCCATCACGCTCTGGCAGTTCTTGCTGCAGTTACTGCTGGACCAGAAGCACGAGCACCTCATCTGCTGGACGTCCAATGACGGGGAATTCAAACTCCTCAAGGCCGAGGAGGTGGCTAAACTCTGGGGTCTGAGGAAGAACAAAACCAACATGAATTATGATAAACTGAGCCGTGCACTCCGATATTATTATGATAAG AATATTATTAAGAAGGTGATTGGACAGAAATTTGTTTACAAATTTGTCTCATTTCCGGACATTTTAAAGATGGATTCCCTGGCTGCAGATTCCAGTCGGGAACACATTTTGCTCAGGGACAGTGAGGCCCCGTCCATTGCCGAGGGTGGGAAGCACCAACAAATGCCGTTACCCAGCAGCAGAAGTCCCAGTCGTAATGACTACATCCACTCTGGGTTGTACACATCTTTCACTATAAACTCTCTGCAGAAGCGGTCACACTTCTTCAAGTCCATCAAAATGGAAAAGCCTGAGGAACGGATGGCGAGGAAGTCAACACCCGAGGAGGTCCGGACTGTCATCCGGTTCATAACCAATAAGAGTGAGAGACCAGCTGCTGTACCAGTTGTCTCAGCAACACCTGCCCAGTCTCCTCCTCCAGAAGCCATGGCTGCATCAACCTTCTTCACGTCTGCCTCCTCCAAAGCATCGTCACCTTTAGCATTGCTTCATTCGGCCACTGCATCGTCATCCTCAACCTCGGCCACCTCCTCAGGATGCCAGGAGGCTCCCATTATTGAACTTGATGTCAATGATTCTGAACAGTCAGTTCAACCCCTGAACCTCTCATCAGGCCCAAAGACCAAATCCCCTTGTCCCACTGACCAGAAACACCCCCAGCTTCCAAAGACTAAGAAGCCCAAAGGCCTGGAGATTTCGGCTCCTTCTTTAGTCATAACTAACACCGATGTCAGCTCGATTGCCCTCAATAGCCCAGCACTTCCGTCAGGGTCTCTCACTCCTTTTTTTACTGCACAG ACACCAAGTGGGATTCTGTTGACACCGAGCCCCCTACTCTCCAGCATTCACTTCTGGAGTACACTAAGTCCAGTCGCCCCCTTGAGTCCTGCCAGGTTACAGGGGCCAGGCTCCCTATTTCAG